Within the Deltaproteobacteria bacterium genome, the region CAGCGCCCTCGGTTTGGGTTCTATTATAAGCGGTTGTGGAACTTACCATAGACATATAAAATCCTTCTGTTCATGGAAGTTATCGATGCCATTAGGTTTTGAAGTTGCATATTAGGTAAATATTTATTCAATTAATATGATCCTAATGTATTTTTATTAAACAATAGTGACATTTCATTGAACAATGTTAAAAAAGATTCCTCATTGACGTAATCTTAAAAAAGATATAATCTTACCAGTAAGATTAGGAGGTGTTATGGAATCCATTGCTACAACCAGACTTTCATCAAAGGGCCAAGTTGTTATTCCCGAAATCATACGGAATCAACTCGGATTGAAAGAAGGGGCTCAATTTGTTGTTTTAGGTCAGAAAGATGTTGTTATCTTAAAGGCCATTACTCCCCCGTCGGATCAAGATTTTGAAGAATTGATCTCGGCGGCGCGTGGGCAGGCACGGTCGGCCCATCTCCACAAGAAAGACGTGATCCAGGCTATCAAAAAGGTTCGAAAATCTTAATGCGGGTTATTCTTGACACAAATGTTTTAATTTCAGGGATCTTTTGGGGGCGTGTTGAAACACGTCATTCCCGCGGAGGCGGGAATCCAGAAGTATTTGAAATTACTGGATCCCTGCTTTCGCAGGGATGACAGGAAGTTCACTTTTCAACATTCCCAAAGAACTTCTCAAGGTTTCTGGATATAAGGGTGCGAAGATTATTCGACCCAAGGATTTTTTACTTTTGACCTCATTTTAATTTAGGCTTTATTCTTAATCTCGGTTTCGAGGGCTTGGAGGGTGTCGGCTAATTGGTCGATATGAAACTCTAGTTCAACCAGTAGGCTTTCATCTTTTACTTGAAGTTCACCCCGGCGATTTTTATCATAAAGTTCCTGCATTTCGCCCAGGGTATTGCGCAGGGTTTCAACCGTAAAAGTATCGATAGGGCCAGTGGTTAAGGGGGTCTCGGTATCAATAGGATGAGTGGGCTTAGGTTTGGCCGCATTGTCATTACCCGACTTGATCCCCCGATCAGGTCGGGGGACGTAATCTATTTTATGAATAGTGCTCATAAATAAACCTTTACCCCCTCGTTATCGGAAAAAGTGATTATTGCTGTTGTGTGCACCCTGTGTTAAGGAAAAAAACCTTTATGAATGCCTATTTTCGTGACAGCATTTTACAAACCAAGGCCTACACCCTCAAGAAATATCGCCACAAAATCAAACTCAATCAAAATGAATTCCCTTTAGACCTTAGCCCGGCATTAAAAAAGAAGGTCTTGGCCGCCTTAAAAAAACTACCCCTTAATCGCTACCCAGAATATGAGCCCTTTGCTTTGAAAAATAAATTGGCGAAGCGCCTCAAAATTGCTCCTGAGCAATTATTGATCACCAACGGTTCTAATGTGTTGGTGCAAGCGTTGGTGGCGGCTTGCGCCTTTCGTGGCAAGGTTATGGTGGTTGAACCTACTTTTTCAGTCTACGAGATCGAAGCAAAATTGTTTGAGAACCAAGTGATTAAAGTGCCACTTT harbors:
- a CDS encoding AbrB/MazE/SpoVT family DNA-binding domain-containing protein; amino-acid sequence: MESIATTRLSSKGQVVIPEIIRNQLGLKEGAQFVVLGQKDVVILKAITPPSDQDFEELISAARGQARSAHLHKKDVIQAIKKVRKS